The Mauremys reevesii isolate NIE-2019 linkage group 7, ASM1616193v1, whole genome shotgun sequence genome includes the window aaaccactggtctagtgcaCAGTCATTTACAAAGGCAACAAAACCCCTTGTCTAAATCTGGTAGATGTGTTCTGCACATTCTTTGAACTCTAATACTCTTCTTTCAAGGCGTATTGTAGGATATGAAACTCTACATTAGAAGAACATGACCAATTGTTCACAGATGTAGATCTGATTCCTAAGGCAAACAGATCTATAGTTTTGGAGTTGGGGCACATGATTGTATATATCAGCAGTTCTTAACCGCatcccaattagcacacagctgcggcccagctcagctgtgtgctaaaggctgCCAGTGTGCTGGGGTTGCCAGGTTCCCAGGGGTCTGGGCTACCCGGTGGGGTCCAGGGCTCCCGGCTGGGCCCACGggggcagggatctggggcagcCACCCAGTCCTGTGAGctgtggggtccagggcagccatACGGTGGGGAAGAGTCAAGGGCTCCTGGCTGGCCCTgcgagctccagggctggggcagccagCCCACTGCACGTGGCGGGGTCCGGGGCactaagttgagaaccactgctgtaaactAACAGCATGTCTATGCTATCATGGCACAGCTATGACCCTGCAGCATAACACTActtacagcaatggaaggggggTTTTCCATCAATGCAGCTAatccacctcccacccacccccgcatGTGGCAGTAGCTGGCCAATGGAAGGATTCTTCTCTTGACCTAGGCATGTCTACTCTAACGGCTAGGTCAACTTTCCCACAGCGCGCAGGGTGTGACGTTTGTTGCAGCCCTCGgtgatgtagctaggttgatctaagtTTAAGTGTTGAGCAGGTCTATGAGATGAAGTCTTTTCTGTAAATAAATTTTGGGAGTCTTTGATCTGAGAAACTAGCAATAGCTGGAAGGTTCCTTCTCCAGCACCAGAGTTCTCCTTCCCTGGGAACTGTGCATTTGAACAGAAGCTTAATTATGCTCTCCAGACGAGATGTCCCACCTCTTGACTCTCATTGTCTTTAGCTCCAAGAGGGAGCTAAGGTTTGGGGTAGGCATAAGAGCTACTGCCACCAGATAGGTGAATGGGCAGAGAGAACTTGTCGTCATCCTATTTTCAAGGTGTATTTGTACGTCCCTGCCTCTCACAGCTACCTTAGTTCCCCCAAACTGAGGTTCAGGCCCCAGGTTTGCAAATATCCTGGACTCCAGCAGAGTCAGTCTTGTCATTGcctagagctggggagagaacccaggagtccatgTAGTGCCCCCACACTCCCACTCTGTGCTCTGTTCCCCCAGGTTCCAGGTGGATTTCCAGTGTGGCTGCAGTCTGATGCCCCGGCCAGACATTGCCATCCACTTCAACCCCCGCTTCCGCTCCCGGCCTCATGTAATCTGCAACACCCTGCAGAATGGACGCTGGCTGGAGGAGACCAagttcccccacctccctctcaAGAGGGGAGAGGCCTTCCAGCTGCTCTTCCTCTTTGGGCAGGATGAGGTGCAGGTGAAGAGTGGTGGGTGGAGCCCTAGCTTGTAGCTGGGTGTTGGGGGCTTTATTGGAAATACTGGGAAGTAGGTGGGCACAAGCCCACCCATGTCTACAGGCCCCTTCCCCTGCCTTGTGGGATGGGTCTTGGGGTGCTTGGGTGTTCCTGTGGCTACTACATGtttccccacccatcccccaatGGGGGCTAGGGGTTTCCATGGCTACAAGACCTCCATTCTGGTAGGCTGGGGGGTTCCCATGGCTATGTGGCAGGTCTTCTCCCCCCACGGCCTTCAGTGTGCTGGTGGTAGCAGCTCCAGTGTGGTACCTGGAGCTGCAGTGGGATGACTGTCACCTAATGGAGATTGAAGTACGGAGAGGCCACAGGCTGTCTATGACCCCTGTTATCAGCCCCTGGGGCAGGTGTGTACTcagtgcctccccccaccaggagttCAGGTCCCAGGGGCCCTGTCCAACACTACCCTGCAGCCCCTTAGTGCCAGTGAGCACTGGTGCAAAGAAGGCCAcaggggagctgggtgggggcgaAGGTCCCCTTGGAGTAGCTCTGGTGCAGGGGGCTCCCAAGTGTAGCAGCCCTGGCACAGGGCGAGGACCTGGACAGGCCTGCCCTCTGGCTATTCTGTGCCCCTGGGGGGCATTAAAGGTGGAGCAGCCCCTCAGCCTGCCCATGCTGGCCCTGGCAGCTCCTGAATAGGGGAGACATACAAGGGTGAGCCTGGCTCTCTGCTGGCTTAGCCCAAGGTCTCACTGGCACGACTCCACGGGGGCTCTCCTGAATTACACTGGGGTGACTGAGAGCATCATCAACCCCATAACTTAGGGGTGGGGAAAGAAAAGGGGCAAGACCTTCAGCATGTGTAACTAGATGTAGCTGGtgactgatttacacctgctggtGTCACTGGTCCCTCTGACACCCTGGTGACCATGGTTACCCCAGCTGGCTGCTGAGATCTTGCCCATTCAGGGAGCTGaactcctcctctctccaggtGAGCGTGAATGGGCAGCACTTCCTCCGGTACCGCTCCCGCCTGCCCCTGGCCCGAGTGGACACCGTAGGGGTGTTTGGAGACATCATGGTGAAGAGCCTGGCCTTCCTGCGCAGCAATGTAATCCCCTCCGCGGGGCAAACCAATAGGGCGATGGGGCACCTGCTTTGGGGAGGGGAGTTAgtgggcagggagcgggggagaatGAGCCCCTGGTATAGGGGGAATGAGGGTGCACACAGAAgtatgggggcagttggggacaccTTGAGCCCCTGGCATGAGAAAGGGGGTGGGAattgcagggagtccctgaaagagcggtggggtggggggagggaaaggaaaggtggcagccagggagctgggatggagggatgcaaggagcTCTGATGTGCACAATGAGCTCAGCCACAAGCGATGAGGTGTGAGAtcccaatttacaccatctggggGTCTGGCTCCAGGGATGCCAATGGAGCCACACCTGATTTAGACCATCTGCTCCACTGGCATCCCTGAGGCCAGACCCCCAatccctgatttacactggctgtGGATCAGGGCCGCAGTCCTTaacacactctctctttctcctgcaTGGGCAGCCCTTTGACGCCAGCCGAACTGAGTACCCTGTTGCTCATGTGAGTCCAGCTGAATGTCTTAGCACCCAATGGGCCGGTGGGTGTTCCCTTGTAGTGCTCCCTCCATCATTGACACCAGCTCGAGCCTCCCTCCTATGAGACAACGGTGGTCTGTTTGCAGGGGAAGCTGGCTGAGGTTTTCCAAAGCCCCTGGGGATGTTAAGGGGATGCCTGGCCATAGACACTCCCAACGGGGTCTGATTGTTGAGGCAGCACTGGTCGCTTTGAAAATCAGGTGCTGGAGTTGAGCAGCAACCCCTGAAATATGAAGCACCCCCGAATCGCCAGCCCTTCTGGGAACTCTTTGTCTTAAATTTAGACGTCTGTCCCTGACAAATCCCAGCATGTGCCCCATCGTGGATAGCTCAGCAGAGGACTATCCATCACCTGCTGTGTTGGCTGAGTAGAGAAGCCAGTTTAGGGGCCATTAAGCCAGCCCTCCCTGATCACAGCACATCTGGGCTTGTCTCTGCTTCCATGacccccatggggctctgcaggggggcagaaagccagagcattggcctgccccagccacacccccaaTCTATACTGCTGGCCAGCCCCATACACCCTGGCAAAGCCAATTCTAGGGTGGGGGGACTTGGTGTCTTCCCTTATTCGTATTGTGGTAGTACATAGGAGCCCctgtcacagaccaggaccccatcgtgctaggtactgtacaaacacatggcaAAAACCCAGTCCCCGCCTCAAAAAGCGTCTAATCTGTGGTCCTTTTGCATCACATAGCTGACAGATCAGGGGAGTAGAGGGTGTTAGCGTAGAGGAAACAACATACCGTCCTGGGTCCTGTAGCATCCCATCTAGGGATCTGTGCTGTGCCTGGTGCCATTTTCTGAATGCAGATGATGTTGGAGCCTCCAGTCTGGCCCAATGTCTTCAGCCTTTAATAATGTATCGCTGTAGCACTGCAACAGTCTGTCTGATGCTGAATTGTCCACGCAGCCCCATGCAGGTGGTTCTGAGCTACAGACtgttctgggggaggggggcatgggtGTGTGTGCTGGTCTCTTCACCCCTCACCGTGTGCACATGCAACAGGCATGTCCTCACGCAAGTGCTGCTTTGTCGTTTTAACtttttctcctctccttcctccctttaGCCAATGCAGCTGAACAGCTCCAAGCTGGTGAGTGAAGCCTGCCTCTCTGATCTCTAACGGGCAGGTTCCTGCACCTGTGAGGCAGTTGGGTTTGATCTGACAGGGTGGTTGAAATTTGAGGGCAGGTTGCAGCTGCCAGCAGAAGTTCTGTGCGGAGggatggggctgcagaggggactTCTGCACAGGATGCCAGTACTGCTGTACTTTAACCATGGAGGGTTGTATTGTGGGGGCCTGCTGGATCGGTCCCAGTGATAATTTGGGGTATCCCATAcctcttctctccctgccccacaatGGCTTCCTACATAGGATCCCACTGGGGCTTGTACTCCTGTGGCTTAAAGGCTAATAGTGGCACCTGGACTCTTCCTTCCGCAGGCTGTACCATACTGCCACCCGCTCCCCCATGGACTTGCATCAAGAGACACCATTACAGTGAGAGGACTGGTTTGCCCAGTACCAGAGGGGTAAGTATCTGTCCAAACCTCACTTCCCCCTTGACCAGCATCTAACCCCCAGCTCCATATCTGCTGCACTAGGTGTGACCCAttagggaccattctgatcagcCAGTCTGACCTCTGGCTTGTGCTGTGCAGAGAGATCCGCCCAGGGATTCCTCAGGAAGCCCTGGAAACTGTGCTGAAGCAGAAGCATAAATTGCTGTCCTGGGCAGGTCTGGAACCCATGACAATATTGCTGAAGCAAAGGGGAATCCTGGTGAGTGGCATCAGTGAAAAGGTCTTTGGCTGCAACTCTTAGAGGAAAGTACAGTGAAACTCTGCTATAACACGAtaattggggtccaaaaaattggatCGTGATAAATGCAGGGTCGTGTTATAAGGGGGTTACGAAAatttaccatttcaagctggacagtttctcttgggcagaaaacgaCTTGCATTTGCAAACTGCCCAGAACGGTAACGGAAAGGATGTAGCAATAATTAGTGACAGCACAAGTTAATCAACCTATTAAATGAGCCAGAACTAGCCTGAGACTGGCTGGGTTTGGACTTTGAAAACCAGAGTTTTGGGACCTGACagactggggctggagcagctctggagagatcTGTACAAAGGCGCTCAGCCGACTCCCCTCTACCCAGAGAGCTGATTGCAGTGTTTGACACTGAGGAGTTGCTGATATTCTGAGCAGAGTTCGTGCCACTGTTGCTGTAGCATCCCTCCCAGCTgtcagcctgctccagcagcaggggctctcagccatgcagcgagagagggaaacacttcgggagagcaggggagacatgcaaggggcagaggaagagcgaggagcagctggggaggagaatgGCTCTTCTCGCCAAAAGGGGAAACGGAggggcggccggagccaccttatgatcatgttatatctgaatttgcgTTATCATGGGGCGTGTTAttgcggggtttcactgtacctGTAGTCAGGCACCACGTTTCATAAATACATGctctccccagcagggggcagctgtgacacacacacacacacacatacatacatacatacatacatatatatgcaGGTGCGTGTGCAACCTTCCGgtggccccaccaccaccacctaccaTGTCTCTGAGCTAAACCTACCCTGCAGATTCAGCCTCAGCCTGAGGGAAGACCCGTCCCATGTGCCCCTAAGACTCAGCACCTGCTTCAGAACCAGAGCCCTGACATGGAGCTCCTTCCCAGATGAGGCCCTGAGCCATGCAGAGAAAGTGGCAGCCTGCTTCCCCTTTCATCCCCAGCGCTTCTTTGAGGTAACGCTCTATTGGCACAGAAGGAGCAGGGCCTATCTCTTGCAGGGGTAGGAAATGGGGCTCAGGCTGACCAATAACATCACTATGTGTAGCTTGGAATTAGGCAGTGCAGGGTGCAGTACtgcctgctgccactgggggtgctctggCTATGGCTGTAATACTGCCTGGAGGATCTCCTGGGGGTCCAGCCACTGGAGATCCAGCACCCTGTTTGTCACTTGGGGCTGCATGTAGCCCAGGGAGGAGGAACAGAGTACAGGGCTTCTGCACATGTTCTCTGCAGCCCCATCACCTGCACTGGGGTAGCTGCTGTCAGCATGCCCCGTAGGCTCATCAGTAGGACTGAAAGCCCCCTCCTCCTAGGCCCACTGCCCCTGAAAAATTTAAAGCAGGGTGGGTTGAACCTGGAGCCCAGAGCTTCAGTTCCTTacaacccctgggctgcctcagTCCTTTACAGGCAGACAGCGGAGTTTTGTGATCAGAATCCTCCCTCCATCTTCCCCCTGCCCACGCTATTGTTCCCCGGCTCTTGTCCTCCCACCCTACAGGGTGGCTGCAGCCCTGCAGAGCCATGTGaaagggcggggcggggggaagtggTGTTCCactccagagatggctgcatctcagcaagctaactggggagtgggtggggggctgTAACTGCTACAGAAATACAGGCTCACTTCCTCAGCTGGGGTAGTCctgtttccattgactccaagggAGTGATGCTCATtaacaccagctggggatctggcccataccTGCCATCACATTCTCTGCCAATCCTCTTCTAGTTGCTGCTTGTCTGTGAGGAGGGGAGTTTCAAACTGGCACTCAACGGGATCCCCCTGGGACAGTATGACACGCCTTGGGTCTCCTGGGACCGGATCACACAGCTGTGGATAGAGGGTGACGTCACACTCTACAGTGTCTTCTCCTGACCCCTTCACTGCCAGGAGTCTCGTGGGCTCTGCTCAGACTGCATGGTCTGGACTGGGCCCTGTGTGTTTGAAGGAACTATTGCAGGGGATGGTGGGGCTGCCCCTGTCAGATAATCCAGTCTTCCTTCTGACTGATTCTCCACTTACCTGAACCCCATGGACTGGGCTGGCTAGAAGATTGCAGTGAATGCTAAGGAATGGGCCTTTCCTTGCACAGGGTGGCAGAAGCAGGTAAGCATGGGACGGTCCCAGTGCCCTCCGGGGTGGCACAAAATGGTGATGGGACTCTTCCTTGCATGGAGTGACAGGTTCCAGCACTGGGCATGCACCGAGTGGTTCTAGTGGGACCATCTGGTTGTCTCCAACTGCCATATGGTTTGCTCTAAAGGGCTTGGTTATGTCCCTGGGCACCAGCTCTCCCTTGGAATGTGTATTTGCTCTCCATCAAGGTTAGTTTGTTTGCTATTTTAATTGTAATAAAGTCCCTTTTCTGCAATGCTCCGTCTCTGCTGAGCCACCGGCGGGGCGGGGAAGGGAGATgcagagtgctgggggtggggtgaggaactGTCCCACGTGAAAGGTTGAACACCTTCGTGCTTTGAGCCTCTTGGCCTCTGATTCCCAGTTCCTGTGCTTGTAGCTTTAAGACATGTTTGTCCTTTTCCCACCTGTACTATGGGGCCTGGTGGCTCCCTGTGGCCCTATGGGCCTTGAGGCAAGCAGAGACCAGCCATAGTGAAGGCATACTGGCCACATCCCCAATCCACCCCCTCACAGGTGTAACCTGCACCCATTTAGCGTGGTGCTCTGTCTTCTGCTGGTGATGGTTGGGCCACAGGAAGTTGACAAACCTATTACAGCCTCAGCTAACCTAGTTCAGGCAGCAGAAGTCCCTGCTTGGCGATCCCAAGTTTGGTCCTTGCTGCATAGCTCAGGCATGGCCTGTTGAGCGCTGGTCAGAAGCAGCTTTCTCCATCCTGCGAAAATCCTCCTGTGTTGGGACAGAGCCAAAACTTGCAAAGATATTGCAAAACCAGCTGTGTGGGGATGTGGTGGATTTTTTGTccatggaaacattttgtttccatttccaCTATTTTCAatcttgtatttttaaaaaaagaagcaaatttGTGAAACAGAAGATCTAAAATTTTTCTTTGGAAGACAGGACCTTTTGACAGTCaacttcttatttatttttttttaaatcggttTAATCAAAATCCAAACAACTTCACTAAGTTTCAGTTTACTCAAAATTCATTTTCTATCAGAAAATTCCAAACTTTGACCAGCTCTCATCCAGTTACACCAGCAGCTGTTCTCAGGGGATTGGTTTCCCGCAAGAGGGGTTTAGAGGCCTTGGTGTAGCTGTGGATGAGGCCCTGCCTCTACACTGGGGGATGTGGGCTTCACTgtaccctccccctcccttcagcACACAGGCCTTGTACACAGAGCTAATCCCCTGCCTTCCTCAGGAAAGGCTTTGCATGAGGTTAGCTCCCAGAGCCACATGCTGAACATCTGGTCTCTTAGAGCCAGGCTGCCTAAAGCCAGAGTAAGTGCAGGGAGAGTGGGGCACTTTGGGAACTGGTTCCCCCACTTATCTGCCACCTTCCTCACCATCGGCAGCAAGCCCTGCTG containing:
- the LGALS12 gene encoding galectin-12 isoform X3 produces the protein MVLVQGVVLAEAERFQVDFQCGCSLMPRPDIAIHFNPRFRSRPHVICNTLQNGRWLEETKFPHLPLKRGEAFQLLFLFGQDEVQVSVNGQHFLRYRSRLPLARVDTVGVFGDIMVKSLAFLRSNPFDASRTEYPVAHPMQLNSSKLAVPYCHPLPHGLASRDTITVRGLVCPVPEGFSLSLREDPSHVPLRLSTCFRTRALTWSSFPDEALSHAEKVAACFPFHPQRFFELLLVCEEGSFKLALNGIPLGQYDTPWVSWDRITQLWIEGDVTLYSVFS
- the LGALS12 gene encoding galectin-12 isoform X1 — protein: MGPTSPVDFILQPPVFHPVLPYITTIFGGLAHGKMVLVQGVVLAEAERFQVDFQCGCSLMPRPDIAIHFNPRFRSRPHVICNTLQNGRWLEETKFPHLPLKRGEAFQLLFLFGQDEVQVSVNGQHFLRYRSRLPLARVDTVGVFGDIMVKSLAFLRSNPFDASRTEYPVAHPMQLNSSKLAVPYCHPLPHGLASRDTITVRGLVCPVPEGFSLSLREDPSHVPLRLSTCFRTRALTWSSFPDEALSHAEKVAACFPFHPQRFFELLLVCEEGSFKLALNGIPLGQYDTPWVSWDRITQLWIEGDVTLYSVFS
- the LGALS12 gene encoding galectin-12 isoform X2 yields the protein MGPTSPVDFILQPPVFHPVLPYITTIFGGLAHGKMVLVQGVVLAEAERFQVDFQCGCSLMPRPDIAIHFNPRFRSRPHVICNTLQNGRWLEETKFPHLPLKRGEAFQLLFLFGQDEVSVNGQHFLRYRSRLPLARVDTVGVFGDIMVKSLAFLRSNPFDASRTEYPVAHPMQLNSSKLAVPYCHPLPHGLASRDTITVRGLVCPVPEGFSLSLREDPSHVPLRLSTCFRTRALTWSSFPDEALSHAEKVAACFPFHPQRFFELLLVCEEGSFKLALNGIPLGQYDTPWVSWDRITQLWIEGDVTLYSVFS
- the LGALS12 gene encoding galectin-12 isoform X4, coding for MPRPDIAIHFNPRFRSRPHVICNTLQNGRWLEETKFPHLPLKRGEAFQLLFLFGQDEVQVSVNGQHFLRYRSRLPLARVDTVGVFGDIMVKSLAFLRSNPFDASRTEYPVAHPMQLNSSKLAVPYCHPLPHGLASRDTITVRGLVCPVPEGFSLSLREDPSHVPLRLSTCFRTRALTWSSFPDEALSHAEKVAACFPFHPQRFFELLLVCEEGSFKLALNGIPLGQYDTPWVSWDRITQLWIEGDVTLYSVFS